GTCTCATCAAATGTTTCAcatgaaatatattattttctctaTCCTCCATGATGATTCAAAAGCTTATGGGAAACAATACCAACAACAGAATgttctaataaaaaattactgCCAAGAATTTGCTACCTCGAATAGATTATTTATTTGCACCAACTGATATAACTGATTCATTTCAAAGCAGAATAATTGTTAAATAGACAGAAGGTAGTGAAAGAGAATAAAGAATATTTTGAATCACATAagtaacaaaacaaacatacatAAAAGAAATGATATCCATTGTATAAAATTTCCTTCACCTCCAATTTATTACATTAAACcatgtcaaacaaaaaataaggaTATTTTGTTAAGCTAAAAGACAATAGTAATATTTGGGCAATTAAGCTCTAACTTGCCaccaaaatctcataaaatcaaaGTAACATAGATGAaataaacaacaacagaaatatatatatatctaagcTATAAGAATAATAGCATGATAATGTAGATCAGATGAGGCAATACATCCTCCTCTCTCTGAAAAAGACCAACAAATTCATCCCTAAGCAATTCcagattgtgattttttttcttctttaagcCACTGCAGGCATGTCCTTGAGCCAAGCATCTAGTGGTTTTCCAATGGAATAAACGATAAAACCGATGTCTCTCAGCTTTTTAACATCGACAACATTCCTTCCATCAAAGATAAATGCAGGCTTCTGCATGTTGTCAAAAACTTTTTGGTAATCAAGGTTCTTGAACTCGTCCCACTCGGTCAAAATGCAGATACCATGTGAATCCTTTATTGCCTCGTACGCGTCCCAAACAACAGATACTTCCTTTTTCGAAGTTGTTGGACTTGTTGGTTGAAGATGAGCAGGATGATCCcaatcaaatttcttcattgcCAAATCCTTTAAGATTTGCTCTTCAGAAACTTGAGGATCATATATGCTCAACTTAGCCTTGTCTCCCAATAAACCCTTGCACACATCGATTGCAGGAGTCTCCCTGGTGTCACCGGTGTCCTTCTTGAAAGCAAATCCCAAAACAGCGATCTTTTTTCCTGAAACGGTGTTGAACATCGAAGAAACAATTCGGTTCACGAACCGAGCTTTCTGGTAGTCATTCACCTTAATGACTTGTTTCCAGTAGTTAGCCACCTCGGGAAGGCCGTTGCATTCGCAAATATAGACCAAGTTCAGAATATCCTTCTGAAAGCAAGATCCACCAAAACCAACACTAGCATTCAAGAACTTTGGTCCAATTCTCGAGTCAGTGCCGATTGAGTGGGAAACCTGAGAAACATCAGCACCGGTTGCCTCACATAGTGCTGACATGGCGTTTACAGAGGAGATCCTCTGTGCCAAGAAAGCATTGGCAGCAAGCTTTGATAGTTCAGCAGACCACAAATTGGTGCAAAGGATTCGATCTAACGGCACCCAATGAGCATAAacatctctcaaagcatggatCGCTTTTTGACCTTCAGGGGTTTCCCTACCTCCAATAAGAACTCGATCGGGATTGAACAGATCTTTGATAGCTGTACCCTCGGCAAGAAACTCAGGGTTAGACAAAATAGTGAAATTAATCCCTTTCCTATTGTGAGTCAGAATCCTCTCAATTGCCTCAGCAGTTTTAACCGGAACAGTCGATTTCTCGACGACAATTTTGTCCGATTTTGAAACATCAGCAATCATTCTAGCAGCACTCTCCCAGTAAGTGAGATCAGCTGCTTTGCCAGCTCCAAGACCCTGAGTCTTGGTCGGAGTGTTCACCGAAACAAACACGATGTTAGCCTCGGCAACATGTTTCTCAACATCAGTGCTGAAGAAAAGGTTCTTTCCTCTGCACTTCTTCACCACATCATCAAGACCAGGCTCATATATAGGCAAGTGGTCACTGTTCCAAGCATTGATTCGAGGCGTGGCGATATCAACAACAGCTACCTCAATCTCAGGACACTTCAAAGCAATCACAGCCATTGTTGGACCACCAACATAGCCAGCTCCAATGCAACAAATCTTCACCATTTTTTCTCAGTAACCTGcaataaacacaaacaaatccaaaatattctcaaaatgatcattaaaatatacaaattatAAGATCCATagctgattaatttatgaaaccAAACCATACAACATCAACATATATAACAACATTACATAAACAAAAGTATTTTCACAAATCATTAGTATGATCACATTGAGAGCTAGATCTataattttcatgaataaaatACTCACAGATCCAGAGAAAATtagttgaagaaaatacaaaatgattgaataaacaatattaaaatgttAAACTCAATCAACATTCTCTGTTTTCTAAAACACATGCACacataaaaacacacaaaacaagtgacaaattatgaaaaatccaaaacattacattatataatCAAATATCAGATCTAACgacaaatcaaacataaaaagccaaaacaaCAGATCCAACCACAATTCAGACAACAATTGAACCggatcacacacacacaaaaatgttcaacaaaaaaaaaacataaaaacaacaaaaacaaaattaataaataaaaacaaagaatgTGATCATTTAATTATAGAGCAAAACTAAAAATACCCAGAATGTGATATTGAAAGAGAATGATAATAAATGAAATGGGTTGGAAGAAAAAACCATACTTCTTAAGTAGAAATGATAATcatagaaaaaagaagaagaagaacaatgaagtgagaaattgaaaaagaaaaagttaggTACCTTAGTTAAGGAATTGGTTGAGATTGGAAGAAGGAAGAGAGAGATCTGAAGAATTGAGAGAATGATAAATGGGAATGTGAATTGAAAGAGGACGCGTCACCATTTATATAGAACTGAGTGTTGTTGTATCAAACCGCGTGTGGCACGTTCCAACAGCCTCTTTAGGagttcaaaatcaaataacttttttttttttagggataaaatcaaaataactaGTAAGTCAATAAttaatccaaatattttttaaattcattatgtattatttattggtttaattgcatgattgatcccttatgtttattttagtttttaagttggtcctttatattttaaaaattttatgttaatttcttacattttcaaaatttaaagttGGTCTAAAACGTTACTGACGTTGAAATATGTTAGTCCTATTTTTCTTAAAGCAAGATATAACTtcctcatatttttcttttgggtgGTATAACCCCCACTCCATAGACCATAATTTTCGTGACAAAAACATTACATTACCTGCACCCTTGGGTACACAACACGTATTTTCTTTGCTCTTTATGTGTAGTTTTCTTTTCCCATATTTTAAGTTAATCattctttacaaaaaaaaaaatattaatcattgtCAACTACTCCTATAACATAAAGTACTATCAATATATTAACAGTAAAAAGTAAAAGGTTTGGTTTACGAGTGTTTTAagaatattgtttaaaaaatttattaaaagaatatttattttaaaaattcaagtcAAACATCTATAAAGTCATAACTACACAATATTCAttgtaaaatatgtttaaatttAGAACAAAtgcaatgattttttatttatatttaagattAATGGGAGGAAAACTCCTAAAAAAAAGGTTGATTCGTAATTAATCACTGCAACTACATGAAGGTAGTACTAATTAGAGATTAGTAATTTTGACATCGGCAACCATACGTCTATCTAATTACggtcataaacaaaaaaaaaaaaaaaaacttggtttggtaaacaatttttttatcgtGTCTAAATACATTTCACCATATTATCACGGTATAGATAAATTTTaagaataatattataatatagtaataaaacatatatttttttttaaagaagtaatATAACATAATTGAAAATGTGTGTAAATGTTAATATAACGAATATTTAGTATATTCTAGAAGACATGTATTTGAGGAATGTTTcaaaaataaagtaatcaaGGACTACTATAATCAATTTGACTagttttggaaaaaataatCAAGGACTACTATAATCAATTTGACTAGTTTGGGAAAAAATTTGTAATGTTAATAcaatcttttttatataaaatgttaATACAAAATTGTTATATCCAACCTAAGAATGTATAGATGAGTTCACACATGTCTCTACTAACTTAACTAATGTTTTGGATTCGAATCTAGATTTTGACATGCGACAGTGTTAAAACTCTTAGAAAGAGTTTGCCTTCAAATTGGGTCTCACAAGGTTCGAGGGATTAGTCTAATCAGTTGGACGTGGAGGATAcctgatttatgcaaaaaaagaTTAAATCCAACCTTTTAATGGGATCAATTAAATAATGGttatttaatgttgttttaatCGTTTTATTTAACGAATATTCGAAGAACGCGACAATGGACGACATTTTAGTATATTAAAAAGAGCTTTGGCCCATTTACTTAGGCCCAATACAATTCAAAGCCCAAATACCACGTTTGGCAACATTACTTGCGAGACACCCCTTCCCTGCGAGGGGGGTGCACGGAGAAAGCAAGACCGGTTCAAACGAGCCACAACGTTACTCTGCATGTTCCCGCAATAATCTCTCTGGCGGTTACACTTCCCACGATTTCGTAACCGCCAGAGCTTGGTGTGCCATTACAATGGCTCTGTAGCCCTCCCAAGGTAGAATCTATCTCTTCCTCTAAACCCTCACTCTCTGATCTCTACTTACTTGAGCGTCGGAGCGCCTGCAAGTACAAACCCCCTTCCATTCCAAGAAGCACTTTTGACGCATTCTACCACCACTCAAACCACCGCATTTAAAGCACCGacagtcaccttctgatcaggtacgatcatttataattttctgaaaaatatatatatatatatatatatatatatatatatatatattttgttgttgtatctTTGTTAGTTAATATGAGAAATTCTAATAgcatttcatttgatgtaagTGTATCCTTCGGTGTAACACTAACTTTGTCCCTTAAAGGTGGGTTCCCTAATTACTTTCTCCAGTAGAGCGTTAGGTATAGTTGTATTTGGGGGTTTAGAGATACAATATAAAATGtgtacaaataaatataaaagtagAAAGGTGAAGGGATAAAGTTGCAAAATTAGCTTGTTTGATTGATCGAATGTTAATTACAAACTTGTTTGATTGATCGAATGTTAATTACAATGTATGAACATAGTATTTACGGTAAAACTATTTCCTATTAGCCAAATGACTTGGCATATAGTGTTAAACCTCTTTGAGTAATTATGCATATAGTTGAAGTAGATATAATAGTCACAGGGAAGGGGGATTTAAATTGATTCATTTCACAAGTTTTGAACTCTATAATGATacatttatttgatttcttttggAGTTAGGTAGATTAATGAAATACTTGTCATGATCTGAAATTAAGTTTGAGGTTGTTCTTTGGAATTAACATCACCTTAAGTTTGGGGTGGAGTACAAGTAGAACTtgattatgaaaagaaaaaaattagaaagaaaaatatggttaaaacatcaaaatgatggtctaaaaaaaaaaaaaagtcaacaaaaggttggtctcttaaaaaaaaaaactatttttcttgCTTAGCACAAAAGCTAGTACCTCATAAGAtccttaagaaaaaaatatttcaaatagaAGATCCTTAAGAAACTAACTCCAAAATATTTGTTAGCTTACTTTCCTAAATACATCTCAACGTTAACCTAAGCCACATTATAACCTTAAAAAGACCTCTATTGGTGATATGTATCTTGAATGTCTCTATATAATTGCTTCAATCTCAAAGCAAGGTAGAATCACATGACGGCTGGAGTGTGACAAATGCTTTCACCAACCATACTGATTTTAGGAGGTACATATGTGTATTTTGGAATTGTAAGTGGTTGAAAGTAAGAATATATTCTCTAAACCTGTCCCGCTTGCATGAAATTGGTAAGTTAGTCAAATCTTAAAATGGGAAGAGTGACAATCTGAGCACCATCTCCGACAAGGTACGTTCCGTCATCAAATTCATGTAAATTCTAACTTCTTGTTATTTAgctatgtttttagttttttttttataattttttttcatttgaaggaaaattagaaTTCAATTAGAGGAGTTGTCAATTGTTTGAGAAACTTTTTGTATTGTGTTCATTCGAGTCGTTGTAATTTAGTTTTATCCTAAATCATGCAATTCCAtgtgttttgagtcttttttgtgagaaatcatgtaaatcgtTAAAAACAAAGCATCAAGTGAAGGATCGAGGATATGAAGATTGAAATTCAATGATTTTTAGAAGACATTTGAAGACAATACAATGTGAAGATAAGTCATTTGAAGTTATAAGACATTGCAAAACAGAAGAACGTTTGAAAAAAGGTCGAAAACTGCATAATTCACTCAGGAGGGGTTGCCTCATGTGCCCTGCGCATGGGAAAGCAATACATGTTGTCTCATGCGCCCTTGCGCCTCAAATTGTGTGCCTTGCTCATGGACACCTCTAATAGTTGttgtttacttatttttcaagccgtttttgttggaaaaaaataatcataatttaaCTCTCTTAACtccttaattgattttttttttttataaagaggAATGCcagcaacacacattttaacacatGTTTTCGAACACATtctctttgattggttaaattCACCGGGTCCAACCAAATCATGTGGGTCCCATATAAATTTAGCGGGTCCCATgtgaattttagggttaattatgtttaaggttCCTACAAATAAGCGAACTTCCAACATTGGTCCCTACTAAAATTTTTATCCCAacgtttttttttctgtttgtaAGTTTGGTTCTTACCGTCAAACTCTGCTGACTAGGCTAACGGAATGCTGACCAAGACATGCCACATGGACATTTCAAGTGACATGGCTGTCATGTGATAAAAGAcatcatatgtttttggtccctataaaattgggaccttttaagtttagtccttacttaattttaataatgtttttagtccatataaaaaaattatgcactcaatttagtccctactaaatctaaatttgtttaattatgcttaaacttttaagattttgaataattttttgtacaagtgttaagaacattacgaAAAGTTCATCTcgaaaaaattatctcaaaattttatttctgcgtccagattttttttacttttattttgaacttttgtcttttaaaaaaattcatatttaatttatttcatgctAAATAATTCTAACTTTTAGTAAACGAACCTTTTgtaatgttctaaacttgtataaaaaaaatcattgaaaaatttaagagtttttaCGAGAGCGTCGCCGGCGTGAACGAGGTGGTGTAAAATCCAAACTCTCTTCTCCTACTCTTTTCACCACCTCATTCACGCCGGCGACGCTCTTCTAACTtttgcttgcaaattcatctaGGACATCAATTTCAACAATTTAATCACACATCAACTTCAACACACAAAAACTCaacaatcttcatcattgaaatATCCAGCAACAACCTTTTCGAGAGAGAAGCGGAACCAGTCGATTTTCAAGGTTCGGATCGGGAAACAAAAAGTAGGAGCAAAGAAgattgaagagagagaagtagTAACAAAGAGAAACAGTAACACaaatctggttttttttttccggcaAATTCAAGGAATGACAGGAAATATTTTTAGggtgaaatattttattgaacTGGAAGAATAAAAAGGAATGAAGGAGAGTGATAGGCTTTGacaaaaattatggaaaaattttgtgcaaaaaattgttcaaaatcttaaaaggttaaccataattaaacaaatttagatttagtagggactaaaattgagtgcataatttttttatatggacaAAAAGCACTataaaaattaagtaaggactaaacttaaaaggtcccaattttacagggaccaaaaacatatgatgtcatttaccGCATGGCAGCCATGTCACTTGAAATGTCCATGTGGCATGTCTTAGTCAGCATTCTGTTAGCCTAGTCAGCACAGTTTGACGGCAAGGACCGAACTTACAAACGGAAAAAAACGTTGgtgatgaaaaatttaatataattttaataggGATCAATGTTGGTAGCTCGCTTATTTGTAGGgaccttaaacataattaaccttAATAAataactcaatatttattattattattattattattattattattattattattgtgttAAGAGAATAGGAGAACAGTTTATCAATCCTACCTACTTAGaaactattaattaaaaacTGAGTCAGACATAGTGTGATCTAACCGCTGAAATGTTGGTTCATATATGTTCTCTTGAAGTAAAGCTGCCGTCCACCAAGTGACCAACTCATTCGTGGAGAATAGAGATACACATAACATGTGGCATGACCTTTACTTACTTCATACTAAACTAAACTGCATTCTTAAGCTATTCATCATGTCattatatcattattattttgataatcATATCATTTACTGTTTATAGAATTCATTTAGACTAATATATCGTACATTAGACTATATTATATGTAATACACATCTTGATTGCTTTAGAAGACTCTTTTGGTTGATGCAAGATATCTCTCTCTTTAATACATCGTAGGTAGTTGATGATTTTAGTAATAACAACTATGCAATAATATAAAGGTTAGTACACAACTATACGATAATATAAAGGTTAGTGCATAGAGTCATTAAAGTAAGAGCTAACatgtaaatgatattttttttctcgaTAACATTAGATTGAGATATGAGAATATGTTCCTCTTTAAGgtcttaaatttgatttttgccAGTGTCTATTCGAATGGactaatttaaaagaaaatctttttttcttttgaaggaaaTGTAAATGttcttttaaatttaaagtGTGTGTATATGTAGCATAATATTACGTTACTTAAAATTTTACGGGGTTAACCGTTCAAATTATGACCTCATATTCTTCTATGCATACATAAACTCCAAAAGAATAATatagaagttgaatttttttcattgttttttacatGCATATTTAGGATGTTAAAATATcgttttgtacaaaaaaattagaattttttgacaaaagacaattaattatgaatttttaatgtgccaaaaactaaaaaaagaaaacaaatcaaCATAAACCTCGACCtaaaaatcgaattttgagctggTTTTTTGCACCGACATCcgtaaaaatatacaaaaagaaTATGCAAAGTTTCATATTACTTTTTAACCTATAACGTACAAAATTGTAATTTGTTTCGAGTAAACATATACTCATGggttaattatgaatttcttaagaaattcataattatgggtattgaaaattcatttgtttatatattaaaatgaagGGAAATGCTAGATTACACTCAGTTGTTTTATGAaggatattttaacaacatGCACCTTAGGGTgtatttaacaaatttttaattattattgataaatttttttttaagaagtaagaaaatatatcaaaaaccAACACAAGCTCCTCCAGTAGAAGGTGTAGCAAAAGAAGCTAAAGTATCCAAAAATTACAATAGAAAAATCCACAAGCTACCACAATGTAgccaacataaaaataaaattatgttacaacatgaaaacataatAAAGGACTTAACCTTCAAATTGAATACTCAAAATCGAAAACAACATAATAAGATTTGAGCCACCAACATAACAAGATTTGAGCCACCAAAAAGCTTGAAGTATTTCGTAGACTTaattatagtcatatttgtaggcttatgtattttaacattttaagcTATATAACATGCatctttttttaatggcaaatatatattttataaataaaaaaggagaaaaCTCTTGCAAGAGTACAACCTTATAGAGAGTAGAGTACAAGAAGTACTCAAATCAAGCAATAATTAAAACACACATAAACcctcccacaaaaaaaaaaaaaacaagagcgAAACTAAAACACCAACTAAACTCCCATCAAGAACACTCAACCACAGCCAAACAAGAGCAAAACTAGGAACAAAACCCCTCATTCAACCAACCCTAGAGAAATCCACCACAAATCACTAACGGTACCAACAAAGAATGAGTTGATGAATTTTACCATATCCACCAACTGGGGCACCAACGTCTCCTTCCCAAAAAAGACGTGAGCGTTTCAGAATCTCTACAAGGATCACACAACAATTTGCCAGATTAATAAGAAGTTAAACCAAACCTCTCATTTTCTCCCTCGTAATTCAAACATAAAACTAAGAAGACTGCTAAATATGAAGGTAGAACAAACTCCCAAGGCAATAATTAACAtgaatgttgtgagtttgttcctagattcatcctttttgttttaagtgacttttaatttttattataccaatatactttatcaatttgaataaactaatataatttatttttgtcaaaaaaatatgttatttaatgactaaataaaataataattattttttgacaaaggaaataatagttttttatttttgacaaaaactaatAAGTTACT
Above is a genomic segment from Medicago truncatula cultivar Jemalong A17 chromosome 5, MtrunA17r5.0-ANR, whole genome shotgun sequence containing:
- the LOC11416106 gene encoding UDP-glucose 6-dehydrogenase 4 produces the protein MVKICCIGAGYVGGPTMAVIALKCPEIEVAVVDIATPRINAWNSDHLPIYEPGLDDVVKKCRGKNLFFSTDVEKHVAEANIVFVSVNTPTKTQGLGAGKAADLTYWESAARMIADVSKSDKIVVEKSTVPVKTAEAIERILTHNRKGINFTILSNPEFLAEGTAIKDLFNPDRVLIGGRETPEGQKAIHALRDVYAHWVPLDRILCTNLWSAELSKLAANAFLAQRISSVNAMSALCEATGADVSQVSHSIGTDSRIGPKFLNASVGFGGSCFQKDILNLVYICECNGLPEVANYWKQVIKVNDYQKARFVNRIVSSMFNTVSGKKIAVLGFAFKKDTGDTRETPAIDVCKGLLGDKAKLSIYDPQVSEEQILKDLAMKKFDWDHPAHLQPTSPTTSKKEVSVVWDAYEAIKDSHGICILTEWDEFKNLDYQKVFDNMQKPAFIFDGRNVVDVKKLRDIGFIVYSIGKPLDAWLKDMPAVA